The Neovison vison isolate M4711 chromosome 10, ASM_NN_V1, whole genome shotgun sequence genome has a segment encoding these proteins:
- the SFT2D2 gene encoding vesicle transport protein SFT2B, with protein sequence MDKLKKVLSGQDCEDRGGLAEVVEASSLSWGTRIKGFIACFAAGIVCSLLGTLLLWVPRKGLYLFAVFYTFGNIASIGSTVFLMGPMKQLKRMFEPTRLVATIMVLLCFALTLCSAFWWHSKGLALIFCILQSLALTWYSLSYIPYARDAVKKCFAVCLA encoded by the exons ATGGACAAGCTGAAGAAGGTGCTGAGCGGCCAGGACTGCGAGGACCGGGGCGGCCTGGCGGAG GTCGTTGAGGCGTCGTCACTGAGCTGGGGCACCAGAATAAAGGGCTTCATTGCGTGTTTTGCTGCAGGAATTGTCTGCTCACTGTTG GGGACCCTCCTGCTCTGGGTGCCCAGGAAGGGCCTGTACCTCTTCGCAGTGTTTTATACCTTTGGTAACATCGCATCGATTGGGAG CACCGTCTTCCTCATGGGCCCGATGAAGCAGCTGAAGAGGATGTTTGAGCCGACGCGCTTGGTCGCGACGATCATGGTGCTG TTGTGCTTTGCCCTTACCCTGTGTTCTGCCTTTTGG TGGCACAGCAAGGGGCTCGCACTCATCTTCTGCATTTTGCAGTCCTTGGCCCTGACGTG GTACAGCCTTTCCTACATACCCTATGCCAG GGATGCTGTGAAGAAGTGTTTTGCGGTCTGTCTGGCATAG